The genomic region GAGCGCCCGAAAGTGGGGGCAACCCACTGGCGAGACCGACAGAACTGGCGGTCAGGCGAAGCAGGACCGTCGGAAGATAACTCTACTGAAAGCGAGACAGCTAACGCACGGCTTGACTCCATACCTGCTCGTCCGTGTCCGTTCGTGGGCGTGTTCATTTCCGCTCGCGAATCATAGAGCCGCCCGCCTTCAAGTCAACTTCAGGCCCGCCTCGACCGCAACGGAACCAGGAATCGCCGGGTCAAATGGAGAAACGCAAGGAGCAAACGATGAGAGAGACCAGAAAGACAGCAGCGCCCAGACGACCAAAGCCCGTAGCGGCAGTCGCGAAAGTCGATGGCGAGAACGCGGTGCTCGCGGCAATATCCAAGATGGAACACCCGTATCGCGCCATGGGCGAGCGACTACATGCCATCATCAAGGCCGGCGCGCCGACCCTGACGCCGCGAGTCTGGTACGGCATGCCCGCCTATGCCAAGAACGGCAAGGTCATCTGCTTCTTCCGCGGCGCGGACAAGTTCAAAGAGAGGTACATG from candidate division WOR-3 bacterium harbors:
- a CDS encoding DUF1801 domain-containing protein is translated as MRETRKTAAPRRPKPVAAVAKVDGENAVLAAISKMEHPYRAMGERLHAIIKAGAPTLTPRVWYGMPAYAKNGKVICFFRGADKFKERYMTLGFNDSANLDDGNMWPVAFALTELTPAEETRIAALVERAAS